One Mycobacteriales bacterium genomic window carries:
- a CDS encoding HAD hydrolase-like protein: MLVMVDLDGTLTDPYDGITRSVVHAFEGLDREAPPEASLGRFIGPPLQDAFAQWLPGADVTRAVALYRERFDEVGWRENRVYDGIDAVLGELAARGDELVVVTSKPAVFAERILVHFGLRQHFTHVVGATLDGTLRHKADLVTKALDATGATASNTVMVGDRAQDVEGAKVNGVKAIGVAWGYAEPGELEAAGADTVVDRPSDLLAVIPI; the protein is encoded by the coding sequence ATGCTGGTGATGGTTGACCTCGACGGCACGCTGACCGATCCGTACGACGGCATCACTCGCTCGGTTGTGCACGCGTTTGAAGGACTCGACCGCGAGGCTCCACCAGAGGCCTCGCTCGGCCGCTTCATCGGTCCGCCGCTGCAGGATGCCTTCGCGCAGTGGCTTCCCGGTGCCGACGTCACTCGAGCGGTCGCGCTTTATCGGGAGCGGTTCGACGAGGTCGGCTGGCGAGAGAACAGGGTCTACGACGGCATCGACGCTGTCCTCGGCGAACTCGCCGCCCGCGGCGACGAGCTCGTGGTCGTGACCTCGAAGCCGGCCGTCTTCGCCGAGCGGATCCTCGTGCACTTCGGCTTGCGCCAGCACTTCACGCATGTCGTCGGTGCCACTCTCGACGGGACCCTGCGGCACAAGGCCGACCTTGTCACCAAGGCGCTCGATGCCACCGGGGCGACGGCAAGCAACACCGTCATGGTCGGCGACCGGGCGCAGGACGTCGAGGGTGCGAAGGTCAACGGGGTCAAGGCGATCGGCGTCGCCTGGGGGTACGCCGAGCCGGGCGAGCTCGAAGCGGCGGGCGCCGACACCGTCGTCGACCGGCCGTCCGACTTGCTCGCCGTTATCCCTATCTAA
- a CDS encoding DinB family protein, producing MVEDLIDERRSEPAYVQSERAMLESWLEFHRTTLLLKCEGLSDEQLKARPVPTSLLSLHGLIRHMAEVERNWFDRVLLESVAPPIWFDPEIDDSELVPLDDADWTADLAAWEAECERSRKAADAHELDDTGSRRGAPVSLRWIYVHMIEEYARHNGHADLIRELLDGAVGW from the coding sequence ATGGTCGAGGACCTGATCGACGAGCGCCGCAGCGAACCGGCGTACGTGCAGTCCGAGCGGGCGATGCTGGAGAGCTGGCTGGAGTTTCATCGCACGACACTGTTGCTGAAGTGCGAGGGCCTGAGCGACGAGCAGCTCAAGGCCCGACCGGTGCCGACCTCTCTGCTCTCGCTGCACGGGCTGATCCGGCACATGGCCGAGGTCGAGCGCAACTGGTTCGACCGGGTGCTGCTGGAGTCGGTTGCGCCACCGATCTGGTTCGACCCCGAGATCGACGACAGTGAACTGGTCCCGCTCGACGATGCGGACTGGACCGCGGACCTTGCGGCGTGGGAGGCGGAGTGTGAGCGCAGCCGGAAGGCGGCCGACGCCCATGAGCTCGACGACACCGGATCGCGACGCGGTGCGCCGGTCTCGTTGCGGTGGATCTACGTGCACATGATCGAGGAGTACGCGCGCCACAACGGGCACGCAGATCTCATCCGTGAGCTGCTCGACGGAGCCGTCGGCTGGTAG
- a CDS encoding maleylpyruvate isomerase family mycothiol-dependent enzyme — protein sequence MTDASRPGSDPLTALRHSHERLVDMVEPLGEDDVTRQSYDDDWSIAQVLSHLGSGAEIFGRYLAAFAAGGEPPTGEQFQPIWDTWNAKSAPEQARDALQVDGEFVATVDALKRDGQDGWQVEMFGMQTGLDDVVRMRLNEHAVHSWDIAVALDPSATIAPESVALLVDQLGQLAAWAGKPTSEPLDVVVRTESPARVFRISSTSEGVRVEPIEDPGASAPASLELPAEAFIRLVYGRLDADHTPALKADGIDLDTLRSMFPGM from the coding sequence ATGACCGATGCTTCGCGACCCGGGTCCGACCCGCTCACCGCCCTGCGGCACTCCCACGAACGGCTGGTCGACATGGTCGAACCGCTCGGCGAGGACGACGTCACGCGCCAGTCGTACGACGACGACTGGTCGATCGCGCAAGTGCTGTCGCATCTCGGGTCGGGCGCGGAGATCTTCGGGCGCTACCTGGCTGCGTTCGCCGCTGGCGGCGAGCCGCCGACGGGCGAGCAGTTCCAACCGATCTGGGACACCTGGAACGCGAAGTCGGCACCGGAACAGGCACGGGACGCGCTGCAGGTCGACGGCGAGTTCGTCGCCACCGTCGACGCCCTCAAGCGCGACGGTCAGGACGGCTGGCAGGTCGAGATGTTCGGCATGCAGACCGGGCTCGACGACGTCGTACGGATGCGGCTGAACGAGCACGCGGTCCACAGCTGGGACATCGCCGTCGCGCTGGACCCGTCCGCGACCATCGCCCCGGAATCCGTGGCCCTGCTCGTCGACCAGCTGGGCCAGCTCGCCGCCTGGGCGGGCAAGCCGACGAGCGAGCCGCTGGACGTGGTTGTGCGGACCGAGTCACCGGCGCGCGTCTTCCGGATCTCTTCGACCTCCGAGGGCGTGCGGGTCGAGCCGATCGAGGATCCCGGTGCCTCCGCACCGGCGTCGCTCGAGCTGCCCGCCGAGGCGTTCATCCGGCTCGTCTACGGCCGGCTCGACGCCGATCACACGCCCGCGCTCAAGGCCGACGGCATCGATCTCGACACGCTCCGGTCGATGTTCCCGGGGATGTGA
- a CDS encoding NAD(P)(+) transhydrogenase (Re/Si-specific) subunit beta, with protein MSDFTTAVRLIYLLAAVCFVIGLHLMNSPATARRGNTVSAAGMTLAIAITIADVAHTGSITGTGWAIVVVGILVGGVAGLVGARTVHMTDMPQLVSLFNAAGGGAAALVAITEFVRVVTIHGAELSTRATVATVLDVVIGAVTFSGSLIAAGKLQGIVTSAPVTFPAVRLVNAVLVLGALGSGGYLIWGDHRSTAALVTFLLLGLVFGITMVMPIGGADMPVVISLLNAFTGTAVAMAGFVIDSSALIIAGALVGASGSILTKLMADAMNRSIRNIIVGGFGTADSTATAVVGAGATVRSVEADDVALQLAYAQKVIFVPGYGLAVAQAQHELAALGNLLEQRGVDVSYAIHPVAGRMPGHMNVLLAEANVPYPMLKEMEEINPEFPRADVALVIGANDVVNPAARRPDSIIAGMPILDVDQAKNIIVMKRSMGHGYAGIDNELFTNPKTGMFFADAKAGLTTLVSAVRALVAS; from the coding sequence GTGAGCGACTTCACCACGGCCGTCCGGCTGATCTACCTGCTTGCGGCTGTGTGCTTCGTCATCGGCCTGCACCTGATGAACTCCCCCGCGACGGCACGGCGCGGCAACACCGTATCGGCGGCCGGTATGACGCTGGCCATCGCCATCACGATCGCCGACGTCGCGCACACCGGGTCGATCACCGGCACCGGCTGGGCAATCGTCGTGGTCGGGATCCTCGTCGGCGGCGTCGCCGGCCTGGTCGGCGCACGCACCGTGCACATGACCGACATGCCCCAGCTGGTCAGCTTGTTCAACGCCGCCGGAGGCGGGGCCGCTGCGTTGGTCGCGATCACCGAGTTCGTCCGCGTCGTCACCATTCACGGCGCCGAGCTCTCGACCCGGGCCACCGTCGCGACCGTGCTCGACGTGGTCATCGGGGCGGTGACCTTCAGCGGCTCGCTGATCGCCGCCGGGAAGCTGCAGGGCATCGTCACGAGCGCGCCGGTGACCTTCCCCGCCGTACGCCTGGTCAACGCCGTACTCGTCCTCGGTGCCCTTGGCAGCGGCGGCTACTTGATCTGGGGCGACCACCGGTCGACCGCGGCGCTCGTGACCTTCCTGCTGCTGGGACTGGTCTTCGGCATCACGATGGTGATGCCGATCGGTGGCGCCGACATGCCGGTCGTGATCTCGCTGCTGAACGCGTTCACGGGCACGGCGGTCGCGATGGCCGGGTTCGTCATCGACAGCAGCGCACTGATCATTGCCGGCGCACTGGTTGGGGCGTCCGGAAGCATCCTGACCAAGCTGATGGCCGACGCGATGAACCGCTCGATCCGCAACATCATCGTCGGCGGGTTCGGTACGGCGGACAGCACGGCGACCGCGGTTGTCGGTGCCGGAGCGACGGTGCGCTCCGTCGAGGCGGATGACGTCGCGTTGCAGCTGGCCTATGCGCAGAAGGTGATCTTCGTTCCCGGATACGGGCTCGCGGTCGCTCAGGCGCAGCACGAGCTCGCGGCGCTCGGCAACCTGCTGGAGCAACGCGGCGTCGACGTGTCCTACGCCATCCACCCGGTCGCGGGCCGGATGCCGGGGCACATGAACGTTCTGCTCGCCGAGGCGAACGTGCCCTACCCGATGCTGAAGGAGATGGAGGAGATCAACCCGGAGTTCCCGCGCGCGGACGTCGCGTTGGTGATCGGGGCGAACGACGTTGTCAACCCCGCGGCCCGGCGGCCGGACTCCATCATCGCGGGCATGCCGATCCTCGACGTCGACCAGGCGAAGAACATCATCGTGATGAAGCGCTCCATGGGGCACGGGTACGCCGGCATCGACAACGAGCTGTTCACCAACCCGAAGACCGGGATGTTCTTCGCCGACGCCAAAGCCGGCCTGACCACGCTGGTCTCGGCGGTTCGGGCGCTGGTCGCGAGCTGA